CTTCCGTCTCTGATTACAACGCCATCCAGCCCTGCCCCGCAGCCGCTGATGAAATCTTCCGCCTCGCCTGCAAAATGCCCCCACTGATTCCTGCTGTGCCCCTTTTCGGCGGCAAGCGTTTTCGCAATGCACTCTGCTGCAAGATTCACACTGTCGCTGTTTGCCATTTCTGCGGCCTCGAGCAGGGGAGTTTTATAGCTTTTCAGAAGCCCTGCCTGCGATGTGTCTGCGCTGGATTCAAGGAGCTTTCCGTTAAGGTTTACCCCGCTCTCTGAGAGCTTCTCAGCCGTAAGGCAGGCGAGAAACAGAGCCGGCCTGTGCACGGGAACTTCCACAGGACGCGCCTGAAAGCCGCAGTCTCCGTGGATTGTGAAGCTGTTTTTGTTTATTTTGCGGGATATCCATACGGTATTCCGCCTTGAAGAGGTGTAGTCTGCTTTGTTTTGAACCTTCAGAAAGCTTGTTTCAGGTTCTGAATCCCATAAAACCTTCCCGCCGGCAGGCCAGACATTGAATTCAGCACAGTTGAGCCGATAGCTGATTCCGCTTATCTCCGGCTGATAGCTCCTGTTGATCTCAATGGCAGGCCAGTCGGGGTGTTGGAGCTGGTCATCAAAGAACGTGCTGTCTGCAATGATGTTGCGAATTTGGGTTATCCCCTTTCTCTTAAGCTCTGAGGCAATATCAGCGGGAATATCCTCATCCAAGCCGAGTGCGGGATCTCCACAGCCTTCGATTATTAAATCGCCGCCGGAATAGAAAACCTTCGTGCTGTAGGTATAGCTGTCTCCCAGCGTTTCAAGGGCTGCGGAAGTGGTGATTAGTTTCATTGTGGAGGCGGGGATAAGGGAAACCTTCTCGGAGATCTGATATTCGATCTCTCCGCTGCGGGCATCCATCACTACTACGCTCAAATCAACGCCGTCGAGCTTTTCCCTCGCAGCTACGGCCTGAACCTTCTCTGCAATGCCCGCCTGCAGAGAAGAGGCCAGCAAAAGTATTATAAGCTGAAATACATACTTCAATTCCTGCATCCTTTCAGAATCTTCAAAAACGGCAGGCATTTTAGCCGAAACGCTCCCCAATGCAAGATTTCTAAGCCGCTAAGCTCCCCTGAAATGCACTAAGGGGATATTTTTTGACAGGATTCACAGCCCCGAACCGCTTTGGCTGCGGGGCAAGGATCTACAGGATTATTTATGTTCAAGGCAATGAGAAGGCAAAAGTTTTTTGGATAATCCCGTCGCATCGCTGCCCGAATCCACCACGTCCGCTTTGTTTAGACCGCTGATGATTTTGCCACGAGCAATCCACCGCAGGCGGAGTCCACGTGCGGCTCTGATTGTCATTAGTATTACGCAGCGACTTCACAAAACGAGATATTTAAACCGAGCCACGCATGTAGGCCTGCCGCAGGCGGGACGGAATAAGTGGACAGCAGTACGGAGAGAAAATATACATATTAACCACGGAGGAACACCGAGGGGCACTGAGGGGAGATATTTTTTTTAACCACTAATCAGCACTATTTTTTCTCTAATGATTTAATATAAGTTCTTTTGATGGAGAAAGCCAAATTAAAATTAATATGAAATCTTTATCCCATCCTGTAAATCTTGTTAATCCTGTCTAATTTCTTGCCTTCCTCTCCGCCTCCGGCGGACTCCACGCACGGCTCTGATTGTCGTTAGTATTTCGCAGCGATTTCACAAAACGAGATATTTAAACCGAGCCACGCATGAAGGCCCGCCGCAGGCGGGACGGAATAAGTGGACAGCAGTACGGAGAGAAAATATACATATTAACCACGGACGAACACCGAGGGGCACAGAGGGGAGATATTTTTTTAACCACTAATCAGCACTAATTTTTCTCTAATGATTTAAGATAAGTTCTTTTGATGGAGAAAGCCAATTTAAAATTAATATGAAATCTTTATCTCATCCTGTAAATCTTGTTAATCCTGTCTAATTTCTTGCCTTCCTCTCCGCCTTCGGCGGAGTCCACGTGCGGCTCTGATTGACGTTAGTATTACGCAGCGACTTTACAAAACTAATGTTTAAGCCGAGCCGCTCGCAACTCGCCGCGAGCCACAAAAAATTGTCGTACACTTTCATTCCCACATATTCAACCATTCATATTATGGTTAATTCTTATGGTCTATTTCAACTATCACATTCAGCTTCGGATAATTTTTCTCATCCATCAGCCATATCCCATCTTCCTCATTTGCCGCTGAACTGTCCGCAAAATCCCAGCCGGCATTAGTAAATGTGCTTTGCGTTTTCATCTGAGCTGCCGTTAGTCCAGTTCCGCCGTCGCTTTCCTCCATCCCGCTTGTTTCCTTATCCCAGAAGCAGTTCGTGATTGTGCCTTCTTGATTTTCCCCGCACAGGCCGCCGAGACCTTCTGAATCATTGCCGCCCGAAACAGAGCCGGTGGCATAACAGTTCGTGATTGCGCCTTCTTCATTTCCCCCGCACAGACCGCCGAGATATTCAGCCTTATTTCCCGCTTTTACTTTACCGGTGGCATAACAGTTCGTGATTGCGCCTTCTTCATTTCCACCGAACAGGCCGCCTAAACCTCTTGAATTATCTCCTCCAGAAACATCGCCCGCAGCATAGCAGTTCGTGATTGTGCCTTTATTCATTCCGCACAGGCCGCCTAAAACAATCGAATTATCTTTTCCAGAAACATCGCCCGCAGCATAGCAGTTCTCGATTGTGCCTTCATTCCATCCGCACAGGCCGCCGAGATATCTTGAATCATCGCCGCCCGAAACAGAGCCGGTCGCATAGCAGTTCTCGATTGTGCCTTCTAGATTTATTCCGCACAGACCGCCAAGATAATGGGAATTATCGCCGCCTGAAACAGAGCCCGTGGCATAGCAGTTCGTGATTGTGCCTCTATTCCCTCCGCACAGGCCGCCTACATATTCAGCATCATCGCAAGCGGTAATCGCAGCATCTTCAACCCCAAGATTTCTAATTTCTCCGCCATCTATTATTCCGCTGAAAAGGCCGAGAAAGTATACTGAAGAATCGATAGTGAGATTCAAAATCTTATATCCCGCCCCATCAAACGAACCTGAAAATTGCGTACCGTCGAAACCGGTATTGCTGGAATCTGTATCAGGAGCGATAACAGCGCTGTCGTAGGTTCTGCCGGATAGGTCGATGTTATTCGTCAGAACGTAATGGGCGGAGAGGTCATCATTCACAGCTTCAAGGTGGTCGGGGGTGGAAATCTGGTATGGGTTATTTGCCGTGCCGTCGCCAGCGGCGAAACCGAATGCAATGCCTGCTGCAGCAAGAGCAGCGATAACCGAAACTCTAAGAATACACATATTTATCTCCAGATAAAAAATTATTAAATTTTAATCTTATCCCAAATAACGCCAGTTACCCTTTCCGGACTGAACTTACCGAATTTGAGGGGAGAATTCAAGGAAAAAATAAACTTTTAGCCGATTTTTTTGAAAAATTCGTTTTAAACCAGAAGGACGCTGAGATATTTCAGCCGCTAATCTCCGCTGATTTTTCACTAATGATTTTGCCACGAGCAATCCGCCGCAGGCGGACTGGCTCAGTAAATAGACAGCATTTAATTCTGCAAAGCATTGCAGCATAATGATTTGCATTTTGCCCAAAAAAATTGTCGCACACTTTCATTCCCACATATTCAATCATTCATATTATGGTTAATTCTTATGGTCTATTTCAACTATTACATTCAGTTTCGGATAACTTTTCTCATCCATCAGCCATATCCCATCTTCCTCATTTGCCGCTGAACTGTCCGCAAAATCCCAGCCGGCATTCTTGAAAGTGCTCCGCGTCTTCATCTGGTTTGAAAGCCCTTGCGGAGCATCCCAGTTAGGTTTATTAACAGCGGCTGTCTCGATAGACATTGTTTCAAGCGGAGAAACCTGATGTGTATAGCTGAAGCCCTGAGCTTTAGATACGTTGAATTTATATCCAACACCGGGCTCGAGGGTATCGAGAGTTCCGTACCACTGATTTCCGTAGTACTGAGCAACCTCACCATTCGGTGCTATAATCTGATCCAAGTCTTGGACATCAAGATGCTGGAAGGCATCCTGCACAGACATGCTCTGCTTCTGGAAGAACGGCAGCCAGTTCCAGCCCTGATAAAGATTCATAGCTCCATCATGACCTACCTCGCTTCCGGAGACTTCAAACGTACCGCCGTTTGCACTGTAAAGCACATACATTCTTGTAGGTACAATATTCTGAAGCGTTCCGTACCACTGGCCGTTATAATACTGAGCTGTTTTGCCGTTAGAGGCTGTTATATTATCGAAGTTCTCTACAATCTCTTCGTAACCTTCCATTACATTGGCAAGGCTCTTGTCTTCAGGCAGAACAGGGAACGAAATCCAGTTATAACCCTGAACTAAGTTGTATGTAAAGCTGTCTTCAACTTCTTTCATCCAGTTGCTGCTGAACAGGTAGAAATCGCCGTTGTCAACCCACTGATTGCTGTCTATATCGCCGAACTGATCGCCTGCGAACGGCTCTGCTGCTGTATCGCTGGCCAGTGAGCCTTCAGCGGTGAGGTAGGATTCAAGCAGAATTGCAAGATCCTCAGGGCCTATATAATTATCGCCGTTGAAATCTGCATCTGCAGGTTCCGGATCCGGCTGGAGAGAATATGCAGCCGTGAGCTCCATATTTTGTGTAACATTCTGCAGCTCGGAAAGTGAGTACCTTGTATCGCCGTTATACCAGCCTTCAAACCTGTACTGGAAGTCCGGCACGAGCGTAGGAAGCGCTGCCGCCTCGCCTTCATCTACCTGCTGGCTAGCACCAGAGAGTATCTTGCCGTATTCACCTGCATAGAAGTTTACTGTGTAAATATCAGGTAGGTCATTATAAACAGCATTTACAGTTAATCCTTCTGTTACGTTATCGAAAGCTGTGTCCCAGCCAGTGAATATATAGCCCTCATCAGCTTCAACAGTCGGAGCTGTCGCTGAGCCGCCGTAAGCGATTGTCTGCTCGGTGTCGCCTGCGGTTATAGTACCGTTAGCACCCGGCATAAAAGTTACGGTATATGTAATCTGCTCATACTGTGCTGCTGTTGTCAGGTCAGACTGTACGTTTGTGAAGTCTGCATCCCAGCCGATGATTTCCCAGCCTTCGCTGGCTTCAATTGTCGGCTCAACAGCGTCTTCGCCTTCGTAAACAGTCTGCACTGCATCGCCTGCTGTTATTATTCCGTGAGTTCCAGCATCGAATGTTACTGTATATTCTGGAATTTCTGAATATGTGGCTGTTGCAGTTATGTCGCTTGTAACGTTATCAAAAGCTGTATCCCAGCCGGTATGCTCCCAGCCTCCGTTAGCTTCAACAGTTGGGGCTGTCGCTGAACCGCCGTAAGGAATTTTCTGTACCTCATCACCGGCTGTAATTGTTCCGTTAGCTCCAGCTGCGAAAGTTACTGTGTAAATCTCTTCGTACTGAGCTGTGACGGTAAGGTTAGACTGCACATCTGTGAAATCTATATCCCAGCCGGTGAATTCCCAGCCTGCATTTGCAGTAACTGTTGGAGCAACTGCGTCGTCGCCTTCATAAACAGTCTGCACTTCTTCGCCTGCTGTTATGCTGCCATTAGCTCCCGCATCAAATGTAACTGTGTACTGCGGAATTTCTGAATATGTGGCTGTTACAGTTATGTCGCTTGTAACGTTATCAAAAGCCGTATCCCAGCTGGCAAACTCCCAGCCTTCGTTAGCTTCAACAGTTGGGGCTGTCGCTGAACCGCCGTAAGGAATGTTCTGTACCTCATCGCCGGCTGTAATTGTTCCGTTGGCTCCAGCTGCGAAAGTTACTGTGTAAATCTCTTCTGTATATTCTGCAGTAACTGTAAGGTCGGACTGGACGTTTGTAAAATCTACATCCCAGCCGATGAATTCCCAGCCTTCGCTGGCTTCAATTGTCGGCTCAACAGCGTCTTCGCCTTCGTAAACAGTCTGCACTGCATCGCCTGCTGTTACGCTTCCGTTGGCTCCCGCATCAAATGTAACTGTGTACTGCGGAACTTCTGAGTATGTGGCTGTTACAGTTATGTCGCTTGTAACGTTATCAAAAGCTGTATCCCAGCTGGCAAACTCCCAGCCTTCGTTAGCTTCAACAGTTGGAGCTGTTGCTGAGCCGCCGTAAGGAATATCCTGTACCTCATCGCCGGCTGTAATTGTTCCGTTAGCTCCGGCTGCGAAAGTTACTGTGTAAATCTCTTTTGTATATTCTGCGGTAACTGTAAGATTAGACTGCACATCAGTGAAATCTATATCCCATCCTGTGAAATCCCAGCCTGCATTTGCAGTAACTGTCGGCTCAACAGCATCTTCGCCTTCGTAAACAGTCTGCACTTCATCGCCTGCTGTTATGCTGCCATTAGCTCCCGCATCAAATGTAACTGTGTACTGCGGAATTTCTGAATATGTGGCTGTTGCAGTTATGTCGCTTGTAACATTATCAAATGCCTTATCCCAGCTGGCAAACTCCCAGCCTTCGTCTGCTTCAACAGTCGGAGCTGTTGCTGAGCCGCCGTAAGGAATATCCTGTACCTCATCGCCGGCTGTAATTGTTCCGTTAGCTCCAGCTGCGAAAGTTACTGTGTAAATCTCTTTTGTATATTCTGCGGTAACTGTAAGATTAGACTGCACATCAGTGAAATCTATATCCCATCCTGTGAAAACCCAGCCAGCATTTGCAGTAACTGTCGGCTCAACAGCATCTTCGCCTTCGTAAACAGTCTGCACTTCATCGCCTGAAGAAATCACCCCATTTTCGCCTGCATTGAAAATAACTGTTAATCTGTGAAACGCCGTAAGCTTTGGGTAATCACTTTCCGGCATAATCCATACATCTTCGCTGCCGTTCGCTTCTTCGCCCGCAAAATCCCAGCCGGAATCGGTGAACGTGCTCAGCGTCTGCATCTGAGCTGTCGTAAGCCCCGTTCCGCCGTCGCTGGTACTGATCCCGCTCGCCTCCTTATCCCAGAAGCAGTTCGTGATTGTGCCTTCAATATTTGCTCCGCACAGGCCGCCGAGAAAATCATCTCCCGAAACAGAGCCGGCCGCGTAGCAGTTCTCGATTGTGCCTCTATTCCCTCCGCACAGGCCGCCGAGATAATCATACCCCGAGACATCGCCGGTCGCGTAGCAGTTCGTGATTGTGCCGTCACTCCCTCCGCACAGGCCGCCGAGATTGATTGAATAATTGCCTCCCGAAACAGAGCCGGCCGCGTAGCAGTTCTCGATTGTGCCTCTACTCCCTCCGCACAGGCCGCCGAGATAATCATACCCCGAAACAGAGCCGGCCGCGTAGCAGTTCGTGATTGTGCCGTCACTCCCTCCGCACAGGCCGCCGAGATAATCATACCCCGAAACAGAGCCGGTCGCATAGCAGTTCTCGATTGTGCCTTCAAGATTCCCTCCGCACAGGCCGCCGAGATACCTTGAATCACCGCCGCCGGTTATATCAGCATTCTCAATTCCGAGGTTGTGAACTTCTCCATCATCTATTTTGCCAAAAAGGCCGAGATATCGGGGATATTCTTCCGTAACATTTGTAGTATCAACTGTGAGATTCAGAATCTTATACCCCGCCCCGTCAAATGAGCCGGAAAATGCAGTGCCGCTGAAATCCGAACCGGTGTAATCGGTATCCGGAGCGGAATCGGTGTAATCAGTATCGGGAGCTATAACGGAGCGGTCGTAAGACCGGCCGGAGAGGTCGATGTCATTCGTCAGAACGTAGTGGGCGGAGAGGTCGTTGTTCACCGCTTCGAGGTGGTCGGGGGTGGAAATCTGGTATGGGTTGTTTATTGTGCCGCCGCCTTGCTCTTGAACTTGCCATCTTAATTCAGGGTATTCTCCTGCCGTCATAAACCATACCTCATCGCTGCCGTTCGCTTCTTCGCCGGCAAAATCCCAGCCGGAACCAGTGAACGTGCTCTGCGTCTGCATTTGGGCTGTAGTAAGTCCTGTTCCGCCGTCGCTGGTACTGATACCGCTCGCCTCCTTATCCCAAAAGCAGTTCGAGATTGTGCCTTCATAGTTCCTCCCGCACAGGCCGCCGAGATAACCATCTCCCGAAACAGAGCCGGTCGCATAGCAGTTCCCGATTGTGCCGCCTTCATTCTCTCCACACAGGCCGCCGAGATATCCTGATGTATAGCCTCCCGAAACAGAGCCGGTCGCATAGCAGTTCGTGATTGTGCCGCTGCTATTCCTTCCGCACAGGCCGCCGAGATAATCATCACCCGAAACAGAGCCGGCCGCATAGCAGTTCGTGATTGTGCCCCTGTTATGCCCGCACAGGCCGCCGATATAATCGGCATCATCGCTGCCGGTTATATCGGCATCTTCTATGCCGAGATTGTGAACTTCGCCGTCATCAATTTTTCCAAAAACTCCGAGCTGGGAATGTAAGCCTATTTCTTCACTCCTAATTTCCAGATTAAATACTTTAAATCCGCTGCCGTCAAAACTGCCGCTGAAGATTGTTATCGGGTAATAAATTATGCCCTGCATATCAATATCGTTAGTTAAAACGAAATATTTATCCCAGTCCGGCAAGCGGTTGCTGAGGCAGACCAAATCCTGAGAATCAGAGATTTCGAAAGGATTTTCTTGCGTACCTTCACCGCTGTAGGTTCTTGCTGGATAGTCTGTGGTGATAACAGAGCCTCCATCATTTTCCCACGCAAGGCGGGGATAATCATTACCCTCATCTATTGTCCAGCTCCCATCATTCCAGCCTGCAAATGTCGCGGAAGATTTCATCTGAGCTGTAGTTTTTGGTCTTCCTCCAGCGCTGGTACTGATCCCGCTTGCCTCTTTATCCCAGAAGGAGTTTTCGATTGTGCCGTAACCATTCACTCCGCACAGGCCGCCGAGATTTCTTGAATAATCATCTCCCGAAACAGAGCCGGCCGCATAGCAGTTCGTGATTGTGCCGCCAATATTATATCCGCACAGGCCGCCGGCATCTTCTTTCCCAGATACAGAACTGATCGCATAGCAGCTCTCTATTGTACCTTCAACATTCACTCCGCACAGGCCGCCAAGAAAATTTGAATAATTGCCTCCCGAAACAGAGCCGGTCGCATAGCAGTTCTCGATTGTGCCTTCAAGATTTGCTCCGCACAGGCCGCCGAGAGCTTCTGAATCATCGCCGCCGGTTATATCAGCATTCTCAATTCCGAGATTTCGAACTTCCCCGCCATCAATGTTTCCAAAAACTCCGAGCTGGGAATGTAAGCCTATTTCTTCACTGCTAATTTCCAGATTAAATACTTTAAATCCGCTGCCGTCAAAACTGCCGCTGAAAGTCGTTATAGGATAATAATTTATGCCCTGCATATCAATATCGTTAGTTAAAACGAAATATTTACCCCAGTCCGGCAAGCGATTGCTGAGGCAGACCAAATCCTGAGAATCAGAGATTTCGAAAGGATTTTCTTGCGTACCTTCACCGCTGTAGGTTCTTGCTGGATAGCCGGTAGCTATAATAGAGCCTCCATCATTTTCCCACGCAAGGCGGGGATAATCATTGCCTTCATCTATTGTCCAGCTCCCGTCATTCCAGCCTGCAAATGTTGCGGCAGATTTCATCTGAGCTGTAGTTTTTGGTCTTCCGCCTGCGCTGGTATCCATCCCGCTGATATACTTATCCCAGAAGCAATTCGTGATTGTGCCCTCATTCAGTCCGCACAGCCCGCTGAGGTCATAAGAACTATTGCCGCCGGAAACAGAGCCGGCCGCGTAGCAGTTCGTTATTATGCCGCCATCATTATATCCGCACAGGCCGCCGAGGTCATAAGAACTATTGCCGCCCGAAACAGAGCCGGCCGCATAGCAGTTCTCGATTGTGCCTCTATTCCCTCCGCACAGGCCGCCAAGATTGATCGAATAATTGCCTCCCGAAACAGAGCCGGTCGCATAGCAGTTCGTTATTGTGCCGTCACTACCTCCGCACAGGCCGCCGAGATATTCTGAATTATTGCTTCCTGATATTTGAGCATTTTCAATGCCGAGATTCAGCACCTCACCTCCCTCAATTTTTCCGAAAAGGCCGAGATAACAAGGGTAATCTTCTGTTACATTTGATGTGTCAACGGTTAGATTTAAAAGCTTATAACCCGCTCCATCAAATGTGCCGGAAAAGGGAGTGCCGTTGAAACCAGCATCGCTGTGATCGGTGTCCGGGGCGATAACGGCGCGGTCGTAGGTTCTGGCCGAGAGGTCGATGTCATTCGTCAGAACGTAGTGGGCGGAGAGGTCGTTGTTCACCGCTTCGAGGTGGTCGGGGGTGGAAATCTGGTATGGGTTGTTTGTTGTGCCGCCTCCAGAAAAACCGAATGCAATGCCAGCTGCGGCAATAGCAGCGATAACCGAAACTCTAAGGGTACACATATTTATCTCCAGATAAAAAATTAATAAATTTTAATCTTATCCCAAATAACGCCAGTTACCCTTTCTGGACTGAACTTACCGAATTTGAGGGGAGAATTCAAGGAAAAAATAAAATTTTAGCCGATTTTTTTGAAAAATTCGTATTAAACCACGAAGGACGCTGAGATTTTTAACCACTAATCCCCGCTGATTTTTCACTAATGATTTTGCCACGAGCCACTCAGCCACTCAGCCACTCAGCCACTCTGCCACGAGCTACGAGCTACGAATCTATCCGCTTGCTTTCCGCCTTCGGCGGACAGGCTCTTCGCCTCCGGCGGACTCCACGCACGGCTCTGATTGTCGTTAGTATTTCGCAGCGATTTCACAAAACGAGATATTTAAACCGAGCCACGCATGTAGGCCCGCCGCAGGCGGGGCGAAATAAGTGGACAGCAGACGTTCATCACAGACTGGCCGCAGCATTTACGGACTGAGTTAGAGGCACACATAGGTTATTAAATAAATATATCATTCTCTCCCTCCGCTGTCTCCGCTTCCTCTCCGCCTCCGGCGGACAGGC
This window of the Sedimentisphaera salicampi genome carries:
- the dacB gene encoding D-alanyl-D-alanine carboxypeptidase/D-alanyl-D-alanine-endopeptidase produces the protein MKYVFQLIILLLASSLQAGIAEKVQAVAAREKLDGVDLSVVVMDARSGEIEYQISEKVSLIPASTMKLITTSAALETLGDSYTYSTKVFYSGGDLIIEGCGDPALGLDEDIPADIASELKRKGITQIRNIIADSTFFDDQLQHPDWPAIEINRSYQPEISGISYRLNCAEFNVWPAGGKVLWDSEPETSFLKVQNKADYTSSRRNTVWISRKINKNSFTIHGDCGFQARPVEVPVHRPALFLACLTAEKLSESGVNLNGKLLESSADTSQAGLLKSYKTPLLEAAEMANSDSVNLAAECIAKTLAAEKGHSRNQWGHFAGEAEDFISGCGAGLDGVVIRDGSGLSRGNRLTAEVIAAVLRHQYEREDFEKFKDTLAVGGVSGSGPVKRYFTQPSYKGKIYAKSGTMTGIKALAGYCFTDSGTFIFSIITNNANGHTRKAINDIVKSVF
- a CDS encoding GLUG motif-containing protein, with the translated sequence MCILRVSVIAALAAAGIAFGFAAGDGTANNPYQISTPDHLEAVNDDLSAHYVLTNNIDLSGRTYDSAVIAPDTDSSNTGFDGTQFSGSFDGAGYKILNLTIDSSVYFLGLFSGIIDGGEIRNLGVEDAAITACDDAEYVGGLCGGNRGTITNCYATGSVSGGDNSHYLGGLCGINLEGTIENCYATGSVSGGDDSRYLGGLCGWNEGTIENCYAAGDVSGKDNSIVLGGLCGMNKGTITNCYAAGDVSGGDNSRGLGGLFGGNEEGAITNCYATGKVKAGNKAEYLGGLCGGNEEGAITNCYATGSVSGGNDSEGLGGLCGENQEGTITNCFWDKETSGMEESDGGTGLTAAQMKTQSTFTNAGWDFADSSAANEEDGIWLMDEKNYPKLNVIVEIDHKN
- a CDS encoding GLUG motif-containing protein yields the protein MCTLRVSVIAAIAAAGIAFGFSGGGTTNNPYQISTPDHLEAVNNDLSAHYVLTNDIDLSARTYDRAVIAPDTDHSDAGFNGTPFSGTFDGAGYKLLNLTVDTSNVTEDYPCYLGLFGKIEGGEVLNLGIENAQISGSNNSEYLGGLCGGSDGTITNCYATGSVSGGNYSINLGGLCGGNRGTIENCYAAGSVSGGNSSYDLGGLCGYNDGGIITNCYAAGSVSGGNSSYDLSGLCGLNEGTITNCFWDKYISGMDTSAGGRPKTTAQMKSAATFAGWNDGSWTIDEGNDYPRLAWENDGGSIIATGYPARTYSGEGTQENPFEISDSQDLVCLSNRLPDWGKYFVLTNDIDMQGINYYPITTFSGSFDGSGFKVFNLEISSEEIGLHSQLGVFGNIDGGEVRNLGIENADITGGDDSEALGGLCGANLEGTIENCYATGSVSGGNYSNFLGGLCGVNVEGTIESCYAISSVSGKEDAGGLCGYNIGGTITNCYAAGSVSGDDYSRNLGGLCGVNGYGTIENSFWDKEASGISTSAGGRPKTTAQMKSSATFAGWNDGSWTIDEGNDYPRLAWENDGGSVITTDYPARTYSGEGTQENPFEISDSQDLVCLSNRLPDWDKYFVLTNDIDMQGIIYYPITIFSGSFDGSGFKVFNLEIRSEEIGLHSQLGVFGKIDDGEVHNLGIEDADITGSDDADYIGGLCGHNRGTITNCYAAGSVSGDDYLGGLCGRNSSGTITNCYATGSVSGGYTSGYLGGLCGENEGGTIGNCYATGSVSGDGYLGGLCGRNYEGTISNCFWDKEASGISTSDGGTGLTTAQMQTQSTFTGSGWDFAGEEANGSDEVWFMTAGEYPELRWQVQEQGGGTINNPYQISTPDHLEAVNNDLSAHYVLTNDIDLSGRSYDRSVIAPDTDYTDSAPDTDYTGSDFSGTAFSGSFDGAGYKILNLTVDTTNVTEEYPRYLGLFGKIDDGEVHNLGIENADITGGGDSRYLGGLCGGNLEGTIENCYATGSVSGYDYLGGLCGGSDGTITNCYAAGSVSGYDYLGGLCGGSRGTIENCYAAGSVSGGNYSINLGGLCGGSDGTITNCYATGDVSGYDYLGGLCGGNRGTIENCYAAGSVSGDDFLGGLCGANIEGTITNCFWDKEASGISTSDGGTGLTTAQMQTLSTFTDSGWDFAGEEANGSEDVWIMPESDYPKLTAFHRLTVIFNAGENGVISSGDEVQTVYEGEDAVEPTVTANAGWVFTGWDIDFTDVQSNLTVTAEYTKEIYTVTFAAGANGTITAGDEVQDIPYGGSATAPTVEADEGWEFASWDKAFDNVTSDITATATYSEIPQYTVTFDAGANGSITAGDEVQTVYEGEDAVEPTVTANAGWDFTGWDIDFTDVQSNLTVTAEYTKEIYTVTFAAGANGTITAGDEVQDIPYGGSATAPTVEANEGWEFASWDTAFDNVTSDITVTATYSEVPQYTVTFDAGANGSVTAGDAVQTVYEGEDAVEPTIEASEGWEFIGWDVDFTNVQSDLTVTAEYTEEIYTVTFAAGANGTITAGDEVQNIPYGGSATAPTVEANEGWEFASWDTAFDNVTSDITVTATYSEIPQYTVTFDAGANGSITAGEEVQTVYEGDDAVAPTVTANAGWEFTGWDIDFTDVQSNLTVTAQYEEIYTVTFAAGANGTITAGDEVQKIPYGGSATAPTVEANGGWEHTGWDTAFDNVTSDITATATYSEIPEYTVTFDAGTHGIITAGDAVQTVYEGEDAVEPTIEASEGWEIIGWDADFTNVQSDLTTAAQYEQITYTVTFMPGANGTITAGDTEQTIAYGGSATAPTVEADEGYIFTGWDTAFDNVTEGLTVNAVYNDLPDIYTVNFYAGEYGKILSGASQQVDEGEAAALPTLVPDFQYRFEGWYNGDTRYSLSELQNVTQNMELTAAYSLQPDPEPADADFNGDNYIGPEDLAILLESYLTAEGSLASDTAAEPFAGDQFGDIDSNQWVDNGDFYLFSSNWMKEVEDSFTYNLVQGYNWISFPVLPEDKSLANVMEGYEEIVENFDNITASNGKTAQYYNGQWYGTLQNIVPTRMYVLYSANGGTFEVSGSEVGHDGAMNLYQGWNWLPFFQKQSMSVQDAFQHLDVQDLDQIIAPNGEVAQYYGNQWYGTLDTLEPGVGYKFNVSKAQGFSYTHQVSPLETMSIETAAVNKPNWDAPQGLSNQMKTRSTFKNAGWDFADSSAANEEDGIWLMDEKSYPKLNVIVEIDHKN